In Fimbriimonadaceae bacterium, one genomic interval encodes:
- a CDS encoding DUF3015 family protein — translation MITTRFALIPGLILTLGGCMTDATVELTKAPFDATTQLTNGTSGATKEFLDPTTEFTSSTTPGALTDGRLLRAKQRATVFATHTHENLRADIARGQGEYLASLAALAGVSADRWPDFQTTVTASYPTLFDEQMSVAQSSERVVDIAWANGYGRQLTARQ, via the coding sequence ATGATCACCACGCGCTTCGCACTGATTCCCGGATTAATCCTCACCCTCGGCGGCTGTATGACGGACGCGACCGTCGAGTTGACGAAAGCGCCGTTCGACGCCACCACGCAACTCACGAACGGAACGAGCGGAGCGACCAAAGAGTTCCTCGATCCGACGACCGAATTCACGTCGAGCACCACGCCCGGCGCGCTAACAGACGGCCGATTGCTCAGGGCGAAACAACGGGCTACGGTCTTCGCGACGCATACGCACGAAAACCTCCGCGCGGATATCGCTCGCGGCCAAGGAGAATATCTGGCGTCGCTCGCAGCCCTGGCTGGTGTGTCGGCAGACCGCTGGCCCGACTTTCAAACAACGGTGACAGCCTCGTACCCCACGCTCTTCGATGAGCAGATGTCGGTCGCGCAATCCAGCGAACGAGTCGTCGACATAGCCTGGGCAAACGGATACGGCAGGCAGCTCACTGCCCGTCAATGA